A genome region from Populus alba chromosome 5, ASM523922v2, whole genome shotgun sequence includes the following:
- the LOC118047716 gene encoding CST complex subunit TEN1, giving the protein MAAMAIKHGELVTLEELNPSSPFFKQGASVRVTGKLQEYIVETAIAVAADGNATLKIDTQHLRDISFRIGSTYQFIGELLIQPDNEAILQARVGRIVDGIDLSLYHQSLQLLRQFQADHLNNSTS; this is encoded by the exons ATGGCAGCTATGGCAATTAAACACGGGGAATTGGTGACTTTAGAAGAACTCAACCCATCTTCACCTTTTTTTAAGCAGGGAGCTTCGGTCAGAGTCACTGGAAA GCTACAAGAGTATATTGTGGAGACAGCCATAGCTGTAGCTGCTGATGGAAATGCCACTCTAAAGATTGACACTCAACACCTAAGAGACATCAGCTTTCGAATAGGCTCCACCTACCAGTTCATTGGCGAGCTCCTCATTCAACCTGATAACGAG GCAATCTTGCAGGCACGTGTGGGCAGGATTGTTGATGGCATTGACCTTAGCCTCTATCATCAGTCTCTCCAGCTATTAAGACAGTTCCAAGCTGATCACCTCAACAATTCAACTAGTTAA
- the LOC118047707 gene encoding probable protein phosphatase 2C 34, with translation MGHLSSMFNVLARSFSLRKVKNNGNGDGREAADVMVKDAKKNEMILRSSGYVNVDGSKNFAAVCSRRGEKGVNQDCCIVWEGFGCQADMMFCGIFDGHGSWGHFVAKKVRDSMPSSLLSNWQETLAQCSLDPDINLESDKKHQRFNIWKHSYLKTCAAVDQELEQHRRIDSFSSGTTALTIVRQGELIFVANVGDSRAVLATTGEDGSLVPVQLTVDFKPNVPQEAERILQCKGRVFCLNDEPGVHRVWLPDADSPGLAMSRAFGDYCVKDFGLISVPEVTQRHITSKDQFVVLATDGVWDVITNQAAVEIVSSTPDKAKAAKRLVQSAVQAWKRKRKGIAMDDISAICLFFHSSPSSQQVHAASSPK, from the exons ATGGGGCATTTATCCTCCATGTTTAATGTATTGGCAAGGTCATTTTCGTTAAGGAAGGTGAAGAATAATGGGAACGGTGATGGAAGAGAAGCCGCAGATGTAATGGTGAAAGATGCAAAGAAGAATGAAATGATTTTGAGGTCATCTGGCTATGTAAATGTTGATGGTTCGAAAAATTTTGCAGCAGTTTGCTCGAGGAGAGGGGAGAAAGGAGTGAATCAGGATTGCTGCATTGTCTGGGAG GGATTTGGGTGTCAAGCAGACATGATGTTCTGTGGGATATTCGATGGCCATGGTTCATGGGGCCATTTCGTGGCGAAAAAAGTTCGAGATTCGATGCCTTCATCTCTTCTGAGCAATTGGCAGGAGACTCTTGCTCAATGCTCACTTGATCCGGATATCAACTTGGAATCGGATAAAAAGCATCAAAGGTTCAACATATGGAAACATTCCTACCTGAAGACTTGTGCTGCTGTTGATCAGGAGCTAGAGCAGCATCGGAGAATAGATTCATTCTCTAGTGGAACAACTGCCCTGACAATTGTTAGACAG GGTGAACTCATTTTTGTAGCAAATGTAGGCGATTCTCGCGCAGTATTGGCAACCACAGGAGAAGATGGAAGCTTGGTACCAGTTCAACTTACTGTTGATTTCAAACCTAATGTACCCC AGGAGGCAGAACGCATCCTTCAGTGCAAGGGCCGCGTATTCTGCTTAAACGACGAGCCAGGTGTGCATAGAGTTTGGCTGCCAGATGCAGACTCACCTGGACTGGCAATGTCCAGAGCCTTCGGCGATTACTGTGTAAAGGATTTCGGGCTAATTTCCGTTCCTGAAGTGACTCAGAGGCATATAACTAGCAAGGATCAATTTGTTGTCCTGGCGACTGATGGG GTATGGGATGTAATCACCAATCAAGCAGCAGTAGAGATTGTATCATCAACACCAGACAAGGCGAAGGCGGCTAAGCGTCTAGTTCAGTCTGCTGTCCAAGCTTGGAAACGCAAGAGGAAAGGGATTGCAATGGATGATATATCAGCTATTTGCCTCTTCTTTCACTCATCTCCTTCGTCTCAACAAGTTCATGCAGCTAGTTCGCCGAAATAA
- the LOC118047710 gene encoding F-box protein PP2-B15, producing the protein MEGLMDDDHFKILPEGCVSTILSFTSPQDACKSSLVSTIFQAAADSDIVWERFLPVDYQDIVSKSNVPFKFSSKKELFLHLCNSLLVDGGRKSFRIEKSSGKKCFILSARDLHIWSNEPQYWHWASLPESRFSEVAVLRTMSWLEIVGKIETQMLSPNTKYGAYLILKISERSYGLDSMPSEISVEVGNNQGSTTTAYLRLAQEHARKQQMERLFYGNRTERLKSRVAEGDGGAASEREDGWLEIELGEFFSGENDEEVKMSLMEVKGHHLKGGLIIEGIEVRPKH; encoded by the exons ATGGAGGGTCTAATGGATGATGATCACTTTAAGATATTGCCTGAAGGCTGTGTTTCTACAATTCTTTCCTTCACATCCCCACAAGATGCATGCAAGTCTTCATTGGTTTCAACTATATTTCAAGCAGCTGCAGATTCTGATATTGTCTGGGAAAGATTTTTGCCTGTTGATTATCAAGATATCGTCTCAAAGTCCAATGTCCCTTTCAAGTTTTCTTCAAAGAAAGagctttttcttcatctttgcaACTCTCTTCTCGTTGATGGTGGTAGAAAG AGCTTCAGGATAGAGAAATCATCAGGCAAGAAGTGCTTTATACTTTCTGCAAGAGATCTTCACATATGGAGCAATGAACCACAATATTGGCACTGGGCTTCTCTACCAGAATCAag GTTCTCTGAAGTGGCCGTGCTCAGAACAATGTCCTGGCTAGAGATTGTAGGCAAGATTGAGACACAAATGCTATCCCCAAACACGAAATATGGAGCATATCTTATTCTAAAAATCAGTGAACGTTCATACGGGCTTGATTCAATGCCATCAGAGATATCAGTTGAAGTGGGTAACAATCAAGGATCAACCACCACAGCATATTTACGTCTTGCCCAAGAACATGCCAGGAAACAGCAAATGGAGAGACTGTTTTACGGGAATCGCACGGAGAGGTTAAAATCAAGGGTGGCAGAAGGGGATGGAGGAGCCGCAAGTGAAAGAGAAGATGGATGGCTGGAGATTGAGCTGGGAGAGTTCTTTAGTGGTGAAAATGACGAGGAAGTGAAGATGAGTTTGATGGAAGTAAAAGGTCATCATTTGAAAGGTGGACTTATTATTGAAGGGATTGAAGTGAGGCCTAAACATTAA